A region from the Methanomicrobia archaeon genome encodes:
- the alaS gene encoding alanine--tRNA ligase — protein MGNQEYDLEYFREHDFVRCQCKKCGSFFWTRDPNQAICGDAPCATYSFIGAPIFSERSPDEMRELFLSFFEARSHTRLSRYPVVARWRDDIYLTIASIADFQPFVTSGKVPPPANPLAISQPCIRLEDLESIGRTGRHLTTFEMMGHHAFNKRGREEIYWKNETVAYCDAFLQQLGVARESITYKEAPWYGGGNAGPCLEVITGGLELATLVFMDLELSPHGEIEIAGQRYGKMDTYIVDTGYGLERFVWASTGTPTVYDALFPTVITELVNAAGIEHPLELYPELIRTQASLSGALNRREIAQRVGLPFDELTRILEPIETVYAIADHTKCLTFMLADGIVPSNAKEGYLARLVLRRAFRMVKSLGIETPLEELILLQIKTLRHSFPELERSVERIIEIVSLEKQRYDETLVKGERIVKQLAKDFTGKAEREVPVDHLINLYDTHGLPPEFVKEVVTALGPQSKGLAVNIPENFYTLVAKLHSEEQKEELTPFVEHLQEETKGIPATKKLYYETPHAVEFTATVLETLDDSVILDQTLFFPEGGGQPADTGYLILEQERFSVVDVQSIEGVILHKLADMRARNIPKGATVTGKLDLTRRMAHKKHHTATHIVVSAARKILGEHVWQAGAQKTEKRARIDIAHFKRISDDERRAIEMLANKIVMDDLPITTGFVDRSEAEQRYGSRIYQGGVPVGEQIRIVRIGDDLDVQACAGTHLAKTGEVGPIKLLRIDRIQDGVERLEYAAGEAAIEAIQAQEELIKESAAVLKVPLEKLPGVVARFFEEWKELRKETERLRGELADLELERLKGNVQVISGVNVIAAVLPGADAKGMLKIASQLADDNYVAILLNRGEARVSAVAAVPRTLSDKLHAGELIKNVSGALGGSGGGKAELAQGGGEHVELVDEAREAGLRFLEALLREK, from the coding sequence ATGGGGAACCAGGAATACGATTTAGAGTACTTCAGGGAGCACGATTTCGTGAGGTGTCAGTGCAAGAAGTGTGGGTCCTTTTTCTGGACTCGCGATCCCAACCAGGCGATCTGTGGTGATGCACCCTGTGCGACTTACTCCTTTATTGGCGCGCCGATCTTCAGTGAGCGGAGTCCGGACGAGATGCGCGAATTGTTCCTCTCATTCTTTGAAGCGCGCTCTCATACGCGACTGAGCAGGTATCCCGTGGTTGCGCGCTGGCGTGATGATATCTATCTCACGATCGCCTCCATTGCTGATTTTCAACCCTTTGTAACCTCCGGCAAAGTCCCGCCACCGGCGAATCCACTCGCCATCTCGCAGCCCTGTATACGACTCGAGGATCTTGAGTCTATCGGGCGAACCGGTCGCCATCTCACCACCTTCGAGATGATGGGACATCATGCGTTCAACAAGCGAGGCCGTGAGGAGATTTACTGGAAGAATGAGACGGTGGCGTATTGCGATGCGTTCCTGCAACAGCTTGGTGTGGCGCGTGAGAGCATAACCTATAAAGAGGCGCCCTGGTATGGCGGTGGGAATGCAGGTCCATGCCTCGAAGTCATTACGGGCGGTCTGGAGCTCGCAACGCTCGTCTTCATGGATCTCGAGCTCTCACCACACGGCGAGATCGAGATCGCCGGACAGCGCTATGGGAAGATGGACACGTATATCGTGGATACCGGTTACGGTCTGGAACGTTTCGTCTGGGCGTCCACGGGCACACCGACGGTCTATGACGCCCTGTTTCCGACGGTAATTACCGAATTGGTGAATGCCGCGGGGATCGAGCACCCGCTGGAGCTATATCCTGAGCTTATACGCACGCAGGCGAGCCTCTCCGGTGCTCTGAACCGACGCGAGATCGCGCAGCGGGTCGGGCTACCCTTTGACGAGCTGACGCGCATTCTGGAGCCGATCGAGACCGTGTATGCAATTGCCGACCACACGAAATGTCTGACCTTCATGCTCGCTGACGGGATCGTTCCCTCGAATGCGAAGGAGGGCTATCTCGCACGGCTCGTCCTGCGACGGGCCTTTCGGATGGTGAAATCATTGGGGATCGAGACGCCCCTGGAAGAGCTCATTCTCCTGCAGATAAAGACGCTCAGGCATTCGTTCCCTGAGTTGGAGCGGTCAGTAGAGCGAATCATCGAGATCGTCTCCCTCGAGAAGCAGCGGTACGATGAGACCCTCGTGAAGGGCGAGCGAATCGTCAAGCAGCTCGCTAAGGACTTTACCGGGAAGGCTGAGCGAGAAGTTCCCGTTGATCATCTCATCAATTTATACGATACCCACGGGCTCCCGCCGGAATTTGTGAAGGAAGTGGTCACTGCATTGGGCCCGCAGAGCAAAGGTCTGGCGGTGAATATCCCCGAGAACTTCTATACGCTGGTGGCAAAGCTGCACAGCGAGGAACAGAAGGAGGAGCTGACGCCGTTTGTGGAGCACCTGCAAGAAGAGACGAAAGGCATACCGGCGACGAAGAAGCTCTATTACGAAACGCCGCACGCGGTGGAATTCACGGCTACGGTCCTGGAGACACTCGACGATTCGGTCATTCTGGATCAGACGCTCTTCTTCCCCGAAGGTGGCGGTCAACCGGCCGATACAGGTTACCTGATCCTGGAGCAAGAACGATTCAGCGTCGTTGATGTGCAGAGCATTGAGGGTGTTATTCTCCATAAACTGGCAGATATGCGAGCTCGGAACATACCGAAGGGCGCTACCGTAACGGGTAAACTAGATCTTACCCGGCGAATGGCGCATAAGAAGCACCATACAGCAACGCATATCGTTGTCTCTGCGGCACGTAAAATATTGGGCGAGCACGTGTGGCAAGCGGGTGCGCAGAAGACAGAAAAGCGGGCAAGAATTGATATCGCGCACTTCAAACGGATTTCCGATGATGAGCGGCGGGCGATCGAGATGCTCGCCAATAAAATCGTTATGGACGATCTCCCCATCACGACGGGCTTTGTGGACCGGAGCGAGGCGGAGCAGCGCTATGGCTCGCGTATTTACCAGGGCGGCGTGCCTGTTGGTGAGCAGATACGAATCGTGCGGATCGGTGATGATCTGGATGTGCAGGCCTGTGCGGGCACGCATCTCGCGAAGACGGGCGAAGTCGGCCCGATAAAACTCCTGCGCATCGATCGTATCCAGGACGGCGTTGAGCGGTTGGAGTACGCGGCAGGAGAAGCAGCAATTGAGGCAATCCAGGCACAGGAAGAGCTGATAAAGGAGTCCGCCGCGGTGCTCAAAGTGCCGCTGGAGAAGCTGCCCGGGGTCGTTGCGCGGTTCTTCGAGGAGTGGAAAGAGTTACGGAAAGAGACCGAGCGATTGCGCGGCGAGCTAGCGGATCTGGAGCTGGAGCGATTGAAGGGCAATGTGCAGGTGATCAGCGGAGTGAACGTAATTGCCGCGGTGCTGCCCGGGGCCGATGCCAAGGGGATGCTGAAGATCGCGTCT
- the endA gene encoding tRNA-intron lyase, whose translation MNGVLSGDRIVLAAADAEGHEQKGFKEPRSHSGRRATPERTISLSLEEAAYLLETGKLQIMANEAEGVALTLEEFFLYAREIQPNFSARYIVFRDLRERGYVVQPGEREFLLFPRGTKPGVKAARHFIRIFSERECLAAKEILQLLQRAQNMRKEPIIAVVDDESDVTYYEVRELPLEWGEKREAREGIAGPEKEGGAISLLEDKVVVWDTQLAEHLHVTAFYGNLTKEKRLLLSLIEAAYLIRTGVLAADSEQFGAHAALVDREFQSKYQIYADLRDRGLVPKTGYKFGTHFRVYRGAQQTHSTELIHVLPETHVFSLPALARAVRLAHGVKKRMIFAFIAGERRLYVGVGRKKL comes from the coding sequence ATGAATGGTGTACTTTCGGGCGATCGGATCGTACTGGCCGCCGCCGACGCGGAGGGTCATGAGCAGAAAGGCTTCAAAGAGCCGCGGAGCCACAGCGGGCGACGAGCGACCCCTGAAAGAACGATCTCACTCTCACTGGAAGAGGCAGCGTATCTACTCGAAACAGGCAAGCTTCAGATCATGGCGAACGAAGCCGAGGGAGTTGCGTTAACGCTTGAGGAGTTCTTTCTGTATGCACGGGAAATCCAGCCGAACTTCAGCGCCCGATACATCGTCTTCAGGGATTTACGTGAGCGTGGCTATGTGGTGCAGCCCGGCGAGCGCGAATTTTTGCTCTTTCCGCGTGGCACCAAACCGGGAGTGAAAGCCGCGAGGCACTTCATTCGCATCTTCTCGGAACGTGAGTGCTTAGCGGCAAAGGAGATTCTGCAGCTCCTGCAACGAGCGCAGAACATGCGAAAAGAGCCTATAATTGCGGTGGTCGATGACGAGAGCGATGTGACGTACTACGAAGTGCGGGAATTGCCGCTCGAGTGGGGTGAGAAACGCGAAGCGCGCGAAGGAATTGCGGGTCCTGAAAAGGAAGGAGGAGCCATCTCGCTGCTCGAGGACAAGGTCGTTGTCTGGGACACTCAGCTAGCTGAGCACCTTCACGTGACAGCGTTCTACGGTAACTTGACGAAGGAAAAGCGGCTTCTACTCTCGCTGATTGAGGCGGCGTATTTGATAAGAACGGGCGTGCTGGCCGCGGATAGCGAGCAGTTCGGAGCTCATGCAGCTCTGGTAGACCGCGAGTTCCAGTCGAAATACCAGATCTATGCTGATTTACGTGACCGGGGACTGGTGCCGAAGACGGGCTATAAATTCGGGACCCACTTCCGGGTCTACCGGGGAGCACAGCAGACGCATTCCACGGAATTGATCCACGTGCTGCCCGAAACCCATGTGTTCTCGCTACCGGCGCTGGCACGCGCAGTTCGATTAGCGCACGGCGTGAAGAAACGGATGATCTTCGCCTTCATCGCGGGAGAACGTCGGCTGTATGTGGGTGTGGGACGGAAAAAGCTGTAA
- a CDS encoding SDR family oxidoreductase produces the protein MKTVVTGGAGFIGANLVAALLQDGHEVHIIDNLSTGKRENLVELVSQPDCTFIDGTVTNLDLLRAVFRDIDCVFHQAAIPSVQRSVEDPRATNEANVNGTLAVLIAARDCGVKKVVYASSSSIYGDTPTLPKTEEMIPNPKSPYAVTKLTGEYYCRVFSEVYGLKTVSLRYFNVYGPKQDPSSDYAAVIPRFITRALEQRPPIIYGDGAQTRDFTFVRDVAHANIQSMKQEVEGVFNIACGERISVNKLARIIMELVGVDLGIIYDEPRSGDIKDSLADISRARKELVYNPEYSLTAGLEETIRWFRTAQT, from the coding sequence ATGAAGACGGTAGTAACGGGTGGTGCGGGCTTTATTGGCGCCAATCTTGTCGCCGCATTGCTCCAGGATGGACACGAGGTTCACATTATCGATAATCTCTCGACCGGTAAGCGCGAGAACCTCGTTGAGCTCGTTTCACAACCTGATTGCACCTTCATTGATGGTACCGTCACCAATTTGGACCTGTTACGAGCGGTTTTCCGGGATATCGACTGCGTCTTCCATCAAGCGGCGATACCCTCGGTGCAGCGCTCGGTCGAAGATCCCCGTGCTACAAACGAGGCAAATGTGAACGGGACGCTGGCAGTCTTAATCGCAGCACGTGATTGCGGCGTGAAGAAGGTCGTGTATGCATCCTCATCTTCCATCTACGGCGATACTCCCACCCTCCCGAAAACGGAAGAGATGATACCCAATCCGAAATCGCCCTATGCGGTCACGAAGCTGACGGGCGAATATTATTGCCGGGTCTTCTCCGAGGTGTACGGCTTGAAGACGGTCTCTTTGCGCTACTTCAATGTCTACGGCCCGAAACAGGATCCTTCTTCCGATTATGCCGCAGTGATACCGCGATTCATCACACGGGCGCTCGAGCAGAGACCACCCATTATCTATGGTGACGGCGCCCAGACGCGGGACTTCACGTTTGTCAGGGATGTTGCGCACGCCAATATCCAGTCTATGAAGCAGGAGGTAGAGGGTGTCTTCAATATCGCCTGCGGTGAGCGAATCAGTGTCAACAAGCTCGCAAGGATCATTATGGAGCTGGTCGGCGTGGACCTCGGGATAATCTACGATGAGCCGCGCTCAGGCGATATCAAGGATTCGCTGGCAGACATCTCGCGGGCGCGGAAAGAACTCGTGTATAATCCGGAGTACTCACTGACCGCGGGTCTGGAGGAAACGATACGCTGGTTCCGAACCGCTCAGACCTGA
- a CDS encoding DJ-1/PfpI family protein, whose translation MKALLFLATGFEEIESMCVVDTLRRAGVTTVLAGLQKGPIAGSRGVQMIPDRQLDELTVEDFDAVILPGGSPGYINLGADARVLKMVTKAYESGKLVAAICGAPSILGKLGIVRGKRATIFPGMEANLIGAEPVSDPVVVDGNVVTSRGPGTALEFAISLVELLVGKQKAREVRQGLVMDS comes from the coding sequence GTGAAAGCCTTGCTGTTTTTAGCGACCGGATTCGAGGAGATTGAGTCAATGTGTGTGGTGGACACCCTGCGAAGGGCCGGGGTAACGACTGTTCTTGCAGGCCTGCAGAAGGGCCCTATCGCCGGTTCACGCGGCGTTCAAATGATTCCTGACCGCCAGCTCGATGAGCTCACGGTCGAGGATTTCGATGCCGTTATCTTACCCGGTGGCTCCCCGGGCTATATCAACCTCGGAGCAGATGCGCGGGTATTGAAGATGGTAACGAAGGCCTACGAATCGGGTAAGCTCGTAGCTGCCATTTGCGGCGCCCCCTCGATTTTGGGAAAGCTGGGTATCGTGCGCGGAAAGAGAGCGACGATCTTTCCCGGGATGGAGGCGAATCTCATTGGGGCTGAACCAGTCAGCGATCCGGTGGTCGTCGATGGTAACGTCGTCACGAGCAGGGGTCCAGGAACCGCGCTCGAATTCGCGATCAGCCTGGTGGAGCTCCTGGTGGGCAAGCAGAAAGCGCGAGAAGTCAGACAGGGTCTCGTCATGGACTCTTAA
- a CDS encoding nicotinamide-nucleotide adenylyltransferase has product MRALYVGRFQPYHRGHHAVIAAVAAEVEELIICIGSSQRSHELDNPFTAGERYLMISKSLRDAGILTVYIVPVLDVNRNAVWVSHVESLIPPVDVVYAHNPLTERLFKERGYETRVPPLFNRSEYSGSEIRRRILKNKDWEHLVPDAVVAVINEIEGVKRLKDLARTDTE; this is encoded by the coding sequence ATGAGAGCATTATATGTGGGACGATTCCAGCCTTACCATCGTGGCCATCACGCGGTAATAGCCGCGGTGGCGGCTGAGGTCGAGGAGCTCATTATCTGCATCGGTTCGTCACAGCGGAGTCATGAACTGGATAACCCCTTTACGGCTGGTGAACGCTATCTCATGATCTCGAAGTCCTTACGCGATGCGGGTATTCTCACCGTTTATATCGTGCCCGTGCTGGACGTGAACCGGAATGCCGTGTGGGTCTCGCACGTGGAGTCACTGATCCCGCCTGTGGACGTTGTTTATGCGCACAACCCGCTGACTGAGCGTTTGTTCAAGGAACGAGGCTATGAGACACGCGTTCCTCCGCTCTTCAACCGCTCAGAATACTCGGGCAGTGAAATTCGCCGCCGGATCTTGAAGAACAAGGACTGGGAGCATTTAGTGCCAGATGCCGTTGTCGCGGTCATCAATGAGATAGAAGGGGTAAAGCGGCTGAAAGATCTGGCACGAACCGATACTGAGTGA
- a CDS encoding DNA polymerase, with amino-acid sequence MEKEGFLLDADYLVEKDAAGVEKPVIRLWCKSTDAEDFVILDGTFEPYFYALSHNYPSVYGRQVDLEESKSLVEGLVAFRNDEEIRVKRVEYCQKKLLGATRNCYKIVTALPRDVPVLREEVRKCGLIALEADILFAIRYLIDKGLRPFDGVHVTGEVIETDHQNTGGRTAIRADHVEYKAMSGTELPALKVLAFDCEMVTRGGHGMPSPSRDPIVIIAVACSDVETCTSQLFVLRDDEFEAGDDARVLREFLDYIRDRAPEIIVGYNSDAFDWPYIHERARMHGIRLTVGADGSTIQFDRGGMLPGLNIAGRLNVDLFKLAKRDLGSVKVKTLENVADFLGVMLKSERVDLSPREINECWFAAAVRERLYEYAKADVVSTLGIAEQMLPLQIELARMVGYPLDDVAKMGRGRQVEAFLTAEAFKRNELVPAKGGTEKTFEGAFVFQPEQGLHEDVIALDFSSMYPTIMISFNVSPDTYVAVPAEDEELYRAPEVGHAFKKEPEGFFKSIMSDLITRRRALKQAMKHHERTSTEYRILDIQQQTIKILTNSFYGYTGWSAAKFYKRECAEATTAWGRYFIKQAIQMAEEQGFQVIYSDTDSIFAKLANAGTNAATAASARREATLKKANELSLRISKELPLELELQDFFRTIFFTGKKKRYAALTDKGEIVVRGLEVRRGDWCELAKAVQTEVIQLILVEKDHEQAMKCVKGIIQQLKAGSIPLDELVIHKTLTRRIDGYETKQAHVVAATRAAASSARIVYEVGSKIPYVIIKGSGKTSDRAFPVDIIERSNGIELYADGQDYQIDSEYYIRHQIIPVAHRVLQLFGYERSSFEEGAQRTLEGFHTPPVTETAQKRLTQWF; translated from the coding sequence ATGGAGAAAGAGGGTTTTTTACTGGACGCTGATTATCTCGTGGAAAAGGACGCAGCAGGCGTTGAAAAGCCGGTGATTCGGCTGTGGTGCAAGAGCACGGACGCTGAAGATTTCGTGATCCTCGATGGCACGTTCGAGCCGTATTTCTATGCGCTCTCGCACAACTACCCGTCCGTGTACGGTCGCCAGGTAGATCTGGAAGAGTCAAAGAGCCTGGTAGAGGGGCTTGTAGCGTTCAGAAACGATGAGGAGATTCGCGTTAAACGTGTAGAGTACTGTCAGAAGAAGTTGCTGGGGGCTACCAGGAACTGCTATAAAATCGTGACCGCACTGCCGCGCGACGTGCCAGTGCTCCGCGAGGAAGTGCGCAAATGTGGGCTTATTGCTCTAGAGGCCGACATCCTCTTCGCCATTCGTTACCTGATCGATAAAGGTCTCAGACCCTTTGACGGCGTGCACGTGACCGGTGAAGTGATCGAGACAGATCACCAGAACACCGGTGGGAGAACGGCAATTCGTGCTGATCACGTTGAGTATAAAGCAATGAGCGGCACCGAGCTGCCCGCGCTTAAGGTGCTCGCATTCGACTGCGAGATGGTGACAAGAGGTGGACACGGTATGCCTTCACCGAGCCGTGATCCGATCGTCATTATCGCCGTTGCCTGTTCTGACGTCGAGACCTGCACGTCGCAGTTATTCGTGTTGCGTGACGATGAATTCGAGGCAGGGGACGATGCGCGGGTACTCCGCGAATTTCTGGACTATATCCGTGACCGTGCGCCAGAGATCATCGTGGGCTACAATTCTGACGCCTTTGATTGGCCGTATATCCATGAACGGGCTAGAATGCACGGCATTCGATTAACCGTGGGCGCTGATGGCAGCACGATCCAGTTCGATCGAGGCGGGATGTTGCCGGGTCTCAATATCGCGGGCAGACTGAACGTAGATCTTTTTAAGCTCGCCAAACGCGACCTGGGGAGCGTAAAGGTGAAGACGCTGGAGAATGTCGCGGACTTCCTCGGCGTGATGCTGAAGAGCGAGCGTGTGGACTTGTCACCACGCGAAATTAACGAATGCTGGTTCGCTGCAGCAGTACGCGAGCGGCTCTACGAGTACGCGAAAGCAGATGTGGTGAGCACCCTTGGTATCGCAGAACAGATGCTCCCGCTGCAGATCGAGCTTGCCCGGATGGTCGGCTATCCGCTGGATGACGTCGCCAAAATGGGTCGGGGTCGTCAGGTGGAAGCATTTCTGACCGCAGAGGCGTTCAAACGGAACGAACTCGTGCCGGCCAAGGGTGGAACGGAGAAGACCTTCGAGGGCGCGTTTGTCTTTCAACCCGAGCAAGGCTTGCATGAAGATGTCATCGCGCTCGACTTCTCCTCGATGTATCCAACCATAATGATCTCCTTTAACGTCTCGCCAGACACCTACGTGGCTGTTCCTGCGGAAGACGAAGAACTCTATCGCGCACCTGAGGTAGGTCATGCCTTCAAAAAGGAACCGGAGGGCTTCTTCAAGAGCATCATGAGCGACCTGATCACCCGAAGACGAGCACTTAAGCAGGCGATGAAACACCATGAAAGGACGAGCACCGAGTATCGGATCCTCGATATTCAACAGCAGACGATCAAGATACTCACCAATAGCTTCTACGGCTATACCGGCTGGAGTGCCGCGAAGTTCTACAAGCGCGAATGCGCGGAGGCGACGACCGCATGGGGCAGATACTTCATCAAGCAGGCGATCCAGATGGCAGAAGAGCAGGGCTTCCAGGTTATCTACAGCGATACGGATAGCATCTTCGCAAAACTCGCAAACGCAGGCACCAATGCTGCGACTGCTGCTTCAGCCAGACGTGAAGCGACGCTGAAGAAGGCGAACGAGCTTTCATTACGAATCTCAAAGGAGCTTCCGCTCGAGCTCGAACTCCAGGATTTCTTCAGGACGATCTTCTTCACGGGTAAGAAGAAGCGCTATGCCGCACTAACCGACAAAGGCGAAATCGTCGTGCGTGGCCTGGAAGTGCGCCGTGGCGACTGGTGCGAATTAGCGAAGGCGGTACAGACCGAGGTGATTCAACTCATCCTGGTCGAGAAAGACCATGAGCAGGCGATGAAATGCGTGAAAGGCATCATCCAGCAGTTAAAAGCTGGGAGCATACCGTTAGATGAGTTGGTCATACATAAGACGCTTACACGGCGAATTGATGGCTACGAAACGAAGCAGGCCCACGTCGTAGCGGCCACGCGAGCAGCGGCTTCTTCTGCCCGCATCGTCTATGAAGTGGGCTCGAAGATACCCTATGTCATCATAAAAGGATCGGGAAAGACGAGTGATCGCGCGTTTCCCGTTGATATCATTGAGCGCAGCAACGGGATTGAGCTCTACGCAGATGGACAGGACTATCAGATCGATAGCGAATATTATATCCGGCATCAGATTATCCCGGTTGCGCATCGCGTGCTGCAGCTCTTCGGATACGAGCGCTCATCGTTCGAAGAGGGTGCACAGCGTACGCTGGAAGGGTTCCATACACCCCCGGTGACGGAAACGGCGCAGAAGAGACTCACACAGTGGTTTTGA
- a CDS encoding homocitrate synthase — protein sequence MAEKTIYIIDVTNRDGVQTSRLGLAKLEKTMLNLYLDEMGVFQSEFGFPTTRHETNYLNANLDLAEIGALKRIWLSGWLRAVREDVEEAFRLVPELKHVNLSISTSPQMIEGKFRGKYGWQDIVALMCDAVDAAKEHGAQTIGVNAEDASRTELAQLLEFAVAAREHGADRIRYCDTLGYDDPFTIYVKIRALAEAVKIPIEVHCHNDLGMAVACSIAGAKGAIDAGVDAYVTTTVNGLGERAGNADLVSTILAVQKSSGFARTYYLDEHIDLSHAWKICNYASLSFRVPIPVNQPAIGANAFAHESGIHADGALKDSRNYELYDFTEVGRGHIELIETGRLITTGEYSGITGFQNVAGKCELRFRNEDEAREILELVRYANVHTQKPVTEDEMKFIAKYPRHAKLIMSVQP from the coding sequence ATGGCTGAGAAGACCATATACATCATTGACGTGACCAATAGAGACGGGGTGCAGACCTCGCGATTGGGGTTAGCGAAGCTGGAGAAGACCATGCTGAACCTCTACCTGGACGAGATGGGTGTGTTCCAGAGTGAGTTCGGCTTCCCGACCACACGGCACGAGACGAACTATCTGAATGCGAATCTCGATCTTGCAGAGATCGGTGCGCTGAAGCGTATTTGGCTGAGTGGGTGGCTCCGGGCAGTGCGAGAGGACGTAGAGGAAGCGTTCAGGCTGGTACCGGAGCTGAAGCACGTCAACTTGAGCATCTCGACCTCACCGCAGATGATCGAAGGCAAGTTCAGGGGCAAATATGGATGGCAGGACATCGTGGCACTGATGTGTGATGCGGTGGACGCAGCCAAAGAGCACGGTGCACAAACTATAGGGGTCAATGCCGAGGACGCATCGCGAACCGAGCTCGCGCAGTTGCTCGAATTTGCCGTAGCGGCACGGGAGCACGGCGCGGACCGGATACGCTACTGCGATACGCTCGGGTATGATGATCCCTTTACCATCTATGTGAAGATCAGAGCGCTCGCCGAGGCGGTCAAGATCCCCATCGAAGTGCACTGCCATAACGATCTGGGCATGGCGGTCGCTTGCTCCATTGCAGGCGCAAAGGGCGCGATCGATGCGGGTGTCGATGCGTATGTCACGACGACCGTGAATGGATTGGGGGAACGAGCGGGTAATGCGGACCTTGTTTCAACGATCCTCGCGGTGCAGAAATCCAGCGGGTTTGCCCGCACATACTATTTGGACGAGCATATCGATTTGAGCCACGCGTGGAAGATCTGCAACTATGCCTCGCTCTCTTTCCGTGTACCGATCCCCGTGAATCAACCGGCCATCGGTGCGAATGCGTTCGCGCATGAATCGGGTATTCACGCGGACGGTGCGCTGAAGGACAGCAGAAACTATGAGTTGTACGATTTCACGGAGGTTGGCCGAGGCCACATTGAGCTGATCGAGACTGGCCGGCTGATAACGACCGGCGAATACTCCGGCATTACGGGGTTCCAGAACGTTGCGGGTAAGTGTGAATTGCGATTCCGGAACGAAGATGAGGCGCGGGAGATCCTCGAACTCGTCCGGTACGCAAACGTGCACACCCAGAAGCCGGTGACGGAGGACGAGATGAAGTTCATCGCGAAGTATCCACGGCATGCAAAGCTGATCATGTCCGTGCAGCCATAA